In Cellulomonas wangsupingiae, the genomic window CGATCTCCTGACCGCGCGGCCGCTCCACCGCCACGCGGGACGGCACCGACGCCCCCGGCCACCCGCCGGGGGCGTCGTGCTGCCGCCGTCCCTCCCGGGGTGGCAGGGTGAGGGCGGGAGGCGACGTGACAGCCAGGATCGACCCGGAGCGCGGCGGGTACGCGTTCGCCAACAGGTTCGTCGACGTGCTCGTCCGGCTGCCGAACGGCGCGGCCGTGCGCACCGCCGGTCGCTGCGGCGGCATGACGTTCTCCGTGCTGGACCACCGGGCGGCGGGACGCGACGTGCCGTCGTGGCCCGCGGCGCTCTTCGCGCCCGGGCACGTGCCGCCGGAGGGCCACCTCGTGGCCGACCACCTGCGCGCCCGGCAGCTCGACTCGTTCCGGTCGGTCTCGGCGCTGCGGTTCCTCACGTGGTGCGTCCTGCCCGACGACGACCGGGGGCCGCTCGCCGGGGTGCGCACCCGGACGCGGCGCGCGCTGCCGGGCGTCCTGCGCGCCCTGGCCGAAGGCCGCCCCGTGCCCCTCGGCATGGTCGTCGCGCGGAACGTGCTGCGTGCCGGGGACAACCACCAGGTCGTCGCGACCGGGTTCGCCCGCTCCGCGAGCGGCGCCGTGACGCTCACGCTCCTGGACCCGAACACCCCGCACCGCGAGGTCACGCTCGTCGAGGCGCCGGACGGCTGGCGCGCGAGCAACGGCCGGCTGTGGCGCGGGTTCTTCCCCCACACCCACGTCCCGCGCGCCGCGCCGGCGCTGCCGAGCGCGTCACGGCGGCCCTCCGCCCGCGTGCGGCCCGGCGCCCCGCTCCGGCTCGCCCACGTGGCCACGGGACGCCTGCTGGTCGTCGAGGACGGCCGCCCCGCGCTGCGCGCGAGCGGTGCGACGACGTGGCGGCCGACGGTCGAGGTGCCCGACGGACCCCTGCGCGACGGGTCGGTCGTGCGGCTCGTCGCCGACGGGACACGTCCCGCGGCCCCGGACGCGCTCGTGCTGGACGCCGGCTCCCCGACGCTCGCGCCCGGCCCGTCGGCACCGGACACGGAGCCCGGCACCGGGGCCGCCGACGGGTGGCGCGTCGTCGTCGACGGCGGCGGTGCGTGGCGCGAGGGGTCGCGCGTCCGGCTGGTGCACACGCCGACGGGTGCGCTCCTGGCCGGCGCGGGCACGGCCCTGGGCGCGACCTTCACGCCGGACGCCTCGACCTGGTGGACCGCCGCCGCGCCGTGACCGGGCCGCCGGGGCGGCCCACCCGCGGCCGGAGCCCTCCGGGTCAGACGTGCGCGTCGACCGCCGCGACGGGCGCCTGCACGAGGCGCGCGGCCGCGGCCCGCAGCACCGCGTCCCACCCGGGGTCGAGCGCGGCCCCGTCGAGCGCCGCACCCGCACGGTCGAGGAGGTCGTCGATCGTCGACCGCACGCGGCCCAGCACCGCCGGGTCCTGCAGCAGCACGCGGGCCAGACCGTGACGGCGCACCATGTCGGGCTCCGCGGCGATGGCCGGCTCCCACGCGGTGAGGCGCGCGAGCAGGCCCGTCGAGCGGCCCGCCGCGGCGTCCACGCCCGTGCTCTTGGCGGCCGTCAGGGAGGTGCCCGTGGCGTCGAGCAGGTCGTCGCACAGCTGGAACGCCTCGCCCACGGCCTCGCCGAACTCCCGCAAGGGCTCCTGCAGCTCGTCCCGTGCCGCGAGCACGGCGCCCATCAGCAGCGGCGTGACCACCGAGTAGTGCGACGTCTTGAGCCGGGCGACCTCGGCCATCACGCCGGGGCCGTCGTCGCCGCACGCCGTCGCGTACAGCTCGGCGAACTCCCCGACGACCGTGGCGGTGCGCATCGCCGCCCAGTGCGGCTGCAGCGCGGGCGGCAGCCCGGCGACCACGGTGTCCGCGGCCCCCAGGGCCAGGCAGCCCGCCAGGATGGCGACGCTGCGCCCGAAGTCGTCGGCGTCGCCGCGCCACCGCGACGCCCGGTGCGCGTCCGCCCACCAGCGGTGGGACGACGCCTGCCCGCGGCGCAGGTCGGCACCGTCGATGACGTCGTCGTGGATCAGCGCGGCGCAGTGGTAGAGCTCGAGCGCCGCACCGAGCAGCACCACGTCGTCGAGGGGCGCTGTCCCGCCCGCGGCGCCGAACGCCGCGCGCACCCACCGCGGACGCATCCGCTTGCCCGGTGCCAGCGCGAGGCGCCGGACCTCCCCCACGACGGCGTCGGCGTGCGGGCCCAGCACGCCGGCGCCCGGGCGCGGCCGCAGCCGCCGCGCCACCTCGTCCTCGACGCGGGCCACGTACGCGTCGAGCTCGGCCGCGGGGCCGCCGGGTCCGGCCTCCGCGGCGACGGTTCCGCGCTCAGGCATCGACCACGGCGCCGTCGACGAGCCGCAGCACGTCGGCGAACCAGGGCGTGACCAGCCCTTGCTCGACCAGTCCGCGCGCCTCGTCGGGCGTCACCCAGGCGGTCTCGGAGACCTCCCGCGGGTCCGGCCGCAGCCCGCCGTGGAACGCGCCGAGGAGCACGTGGTCGTACTCGGACTCGACGTGACCCGACGACAGGTCCGGCGCCCGGTAGCGGAACCGGCCGACCTCGCGGGCGTCGACGAGCTCGACGCCCAGCTCCTCGCGGACGCGCAGCGCGGCCCGCGCCGCGACGTCCGCGCCGGGCAGGGGGTGACCGCAGCACGAGTTGGTCCACAGCCCGGCGAACCGCAGCTTCGACGCGGCGCGGCGCTGCAGGAGCATGCGCCCGTCGGGCCGCGTCAGCATCACCGAGAACGCCCGGTGCAGCTGCCCCGGTGCGCGGTGCGCCCGCCCCACGGTGGTCACCCCCGTCGGCCGGCCGGCCTCGTCGACCAGCTCCACCTGGTCCGTCTCCGCCATGGCGCCCCCCCGTCCATCCACCGCCTCATGGCCCGCGTGCCCACCACCGTTGCGCCAGGAGGCCACACCGGGTGGAACGCCGACAGGCGCCCACCGTCGCGGATCGGCGGCCGCGCAGCAAGTGGGCGGCACGTCGCGGGTCGCCGAACGCGCGCCCGGGACGACGTCAGGCCACGGTGATCGTGCTGCGGGACGTCACCTCGAGAGCGTCGACGGCCGTCCGCGCGCCGTCGAGCAGGAAGCCGCACGGACCGGTCGGCCACTGCACGCGCACGGCCCTGTCGCCGGCGTCCACGAGGTAGAGCACGGGCACGACCTCGAACATCGCCATGCACGCCTGGTCGGGCTGCGCGGGGACGTCGGGGCGCTGCAGCTGCTCCAGCAGCGGGGCCAGGTCGCCCTCGAGGCGCACGACGTCGACGAGGGTGCCGGCCGTCGCGGGCTCGTCCGCGGCGGGTGCCGTCGCGTCGGGTGCCGTCGCGTCGGGTGCCATCGCGTCGGGGACGGGCTGCGGCTCGGGCGCCGGCGCCACCTCGACGCCCAGGCGGCACTCGACGGCGGCCACGGGCTCGAACCCGTCGGGCACGCTGCCGGCGGGGGGCGCGGCGGGCAGGTCGTCCCCGCCGCCCGTCCCGAACGCGTCGAGGGTCTCGCGCACGGCGCAGTCGGCGGTGTCGGCGACCTGCGCTGCGGGCCGTTCCGGGCCTGCGGCCCCCGCGCACCCGGTGAGCACCACGAGCCCTGCCGCCACCGCTGCCGCACGCCTCCACGTCCCCATCCGAGCATCGTGCCGCACCTGTGCGGCGCGACGGGGCACCGACCGGGCGGCGCTCGGGTGAAGCCCGTGACGCGCGAGCCGTCTCAGGATGCGATCATCGGGTTATTCCCGACCACTTTGGTATGTCATTGTCGTCGCGTGACCACCGCACCGCACGCCGCAGCCCTGCCGCGGCACCGCCGTGCGTGTCGGTCGTGTCCGGCCGCCGACTGTCGCTGACAGCGACCCGCGTCCCGCCGGACCCCGGGCCACCCGCCCGGGGCCTCCGCTCACCCGTGGCCGCCGCCTGCGCGGCACCGAGACACGGACACCGCCGGGCTCCCGCCCCGCAGGCGGCACGAGCCCGTCACCACCCGACCACCGCCACGTCCCCGACGTCGGCGTCCCCACCCCTGCCCGGAAGGTTCCGCCATGCCGTTCGCACCTCCCGACCGGACGACGTCCGGCCGCACCGCGCGTCATCGCCTCGCGGCGGTCGCCGCCGCGACCCTCCTGCCCGCGCTGCTGGCGGCCTGCGCCGGTGACGCGACGGCCGACTCCCCCACGACGGCGGCCGCCGCCACCGCGGAGCTGCCGACCGAGATCCCCACCGGCACGACGCTGGTCGTCGGCGACCCCACCACGCAGAAGGCCGTCGAGCTCGCCGGCGACGACCTCGTCACGGACCCCGGACTGACGATCGAGTGGGCCAACCTCTCCGGCGGTCCGCAGACGTCCGAGGCGTTCCGCGCCGGCGCGCTCGACGTGGGAGCGGTCGCCGACATCCCGCCCATCCACGCCGAGTGGACCGGGCTCGACGTCAAGATCGTCGCCGCGGTGTACCGCGAGGACTGGCAGGAGAACCCGATCTACGAGTTCGGCGTCGCGCCCGGCGTCGACGGGGTCGAGTCCCTCGAGGACTTCGCCGGCCACCGCGTCGCCTACTCCCCCGGCCAGGCCCAGGGCGTCATCGTCCTGCGCGCCCTGCAGGAGGCCGGGCTGACGACCGACGACGTCACGCTCGTCGAGCTGCCGAGCAACGGCGACGTCTACACGACCGCCCTGGCGGCCGGCGAGGTCGACATCGCGCCCATCGGGGGCGTGCAGATCGCCCGCTACCTCGACAAGTACGGCGCCGACGGCGCGCACACCGTGCGCCACGGCCTGCGCGACGACCCCAGCCACCTCTACGTGCCCACGTCGGTGGTCGACGACCCCGCCAAGGCGGCCGCGCTGCGGGCCTACGTCGAGCTGTGGGTGCAGGCCAAGCTCTGGGTCCACGACCACCCGGAGGAGTGGAAGGCCGGGTACTACGTGGAGGACCAGGGCCTCAGCGCCGCCGACGCGGACTACCTGGTCGAGCGCGCCGGGATCCCCGACGTCCCGACGGACTGGACCGAGCACATCACCCGCCACCAGGAGACGGTCGAGCTGCTCGCCGCCGCCACCGGCAACGACGTGCTCGACGCGGCCGACCTGTGGGACGAGCGGTTCGCCCCCGTCGTCGCCGAGGCCGCGGCCGCCTACCGCGAGAGGACGGCGGGCTGATGTCGACGCTGTCCCTGCCCCAGGGCCTGACCCGCCGGCCGGTCGCCCGCCCGGCCCCGGGCGCCGCCCGTGCCCGGCGCACGGCGCGCCCGGGCCGGCGGCTCGGCCCGGGCCGCCCGCTGCGCGGCGGCACCCTCATCGGTCTCGGCGCGCTGCTCGCCGTGTGGTCCGTCGGCTCCGCCGTCGGGCTCATCGACCAGCGCACGCTGTCGGCACCCTGGACCGTCGTGACGACGGCCGCGGACCTCGTCGCCGACGGCCGCCTGCAGGAGCACCTGGCCGTGTCCGCCGGCCGCGCGCTGTCCGGGCTCGCACTCGGCGTCCTCGCCGGGACGGTGCTCGCGGTCGTCGCCGGCCTGAGCCGCT contains:
- a CDS encoding ABC transporter substrate-binding protein; the protein is MPFAPPDRTTSGRTARHRLAAVAAATLLPALLAACAGDATADSPTTAAAATAELPTEIPTGTTLVVGDPTTQKAVELAGDDLVTDPGLTIEWANLSGGPQTSEAFRAGALDVGAVADIPPIHAEWTGLDVKIVAAVYREDWQENPIYEFGVAPGVDGVESLEDFAGHRVAYSPGQAQGVIVLRALQEAGLTTDDVTLVELPSNGDVYTTALAAGEVDIAPIGGVQIARYLDKYGADGAHTVRHGLRDDPSHLYVPTSVVDDPAKAAALRAYVELWVQAKLWVHDHPEEWKAGYYVEDQGLSAADADYLVERAGIPDVPTDWTEHITRHQETVELLAAATGNDVLDAADLWDERFAPVVAEAAAAYRERTAG
- the idi gene encoding isopentenyl-diphosphate Delta-isomerase, translated to MAETDQVELVDEAGRPTGVTTVGRAHRAPGQLHRAFSVMLTRPDGRMLLQRRAASKLRFAGLWTNSCCGHPLPGADVAARAALRVREELGVELVDAREVGRFRYRAPDLSSGHVESEYDHVLLGAFHGGLRPDPREVSETAWVTPDEARGLVEQGLVTPWFADVLRLVDGAVVDA
- a CDS encoding polyprenyl synthetase family protein, with product MPERGTVAAEAGPGGPAAELDAYVARVEDEVARRLRPRPGAGVLGPHADAVVGEVRRLALAPGKRMRPRWVRAAFGAAGGTAPLDDVVLLGAALELYHCAALIHDDVIDGADLRRGQASSHRWWADAHRASRWRGDADDFGRSVAILAGCLALGAADTVVAGLPPALQPHWAAMRTATVVGEFAELYATACGDDGPGVMAEVARLKTSHYSVVTPLLMGAVLAARDELQEPLREFGEAVGEAFQLCDDLLDATGTSLTAAKSTGVDAAAGRSTGLLARLTAWEPAIAAEPDMVRRHGLARVLLQDPAVLGRVRSTIDDLLDRAGAALDGAALDPGWDAVLRAAAARLVQAPVAAVDAHV